Proteins encoded within one genomic window of Brassica rapa cultivar Chiifu-401-42 chromosome A09, CAAS_Brap_v3.01, whole genome shotgun sequence:
- the LOC103843144 gene encoding thylakoid lumenal protein TL20.3, chloroplastic, translated as MKLNVSISSLQSLNLSTMALSSLSPLPMKSLDTSRSSSSVSRSLYHFPRYPLRRLQLISRSRAERDSSDSREDCCSGGEPKTWKRFLSGALAAAVIVSSSGFPAMADLNKFEADIRGEFGIGSAAQFGSADLSKTVHSNENFRRANFTSADMRESDFSGSTFNGAYLEKAVAYKANFSGADLSDTLMDRMVLNEANLTNAILVRSVLTRSDLGGAKIEGADFSDAVIDLLQKQALCKYANGTNPLTGVSTRKSLGCGNSRRNAYGSPSSPLLSAPPQRLLGRDGFCDEKTGLCDAS; from the exons atgaAGTTGAATGTATCAATCTCTTCTCTGCAAAGTTTAAACCTTTCAACAATGGCTCTCTCTTCGCTCTCTCCTCTGCCCATGAAGTCACTTGACACTTCACGATCCTCATCTTCCGTCTCAAGGTCTCTTTACCATTTTCCGAGATACCCGTTGAGACGTTTACAGCTAATCTCCCGTTCAAGAGCAGAAAGAGATTCGTCAGATTCTAG GGAAGATTGTTGCTCCGGTGGAGAACCGAAGACGTGGAAGAGGTTTTTATCTGGAGCGTTAGCAGCGGCTGTGATAGTGTCGAGCTCAGGGTTTCCTGCAATGGCAGATCTTAACAAGTTTGAGGCGGATATACGTGGCGAGTTTGGGATTGGATCAGCTGCTCAGTTCGGTTCTGCTGATCTCAG CAAAACAGTTCACTCCAATGAAAATTTCAG AAGAGCCAACTTCACTTCTGCAGACATGAGAGAGTCTGACTTCAGTGGTTCAACCTTCAATGGCGCCTATCTTGAGAAAGCAGTTGCCTACAAAGCTAACTTCTcag GTGCTGATTTGAGTGATACATTGATGGACCGGATG GTGCTAAACGAGGCAAATCTGACAAATGCAATTCTTGTACGTTCGGTTCTAACACGTAGTGACCTCGGTGGTGCCAAGATCGAAGGCGCAGACTTTAGTGACGCTGTGATTGATCTTCTTCAAAAACAG GCTTTGTGTAAATACGCAAACGGGACAAACCCATTGACTGGAGTGAGCACAAGGAAGAGTCTTGGATGTGGAAATAGCAGGAGAAATGCATATGGCTCCCCTTCGTCTCCTTTACTCAGTGCACCGCCTCAACGTCTGCTAGGCCGTGATGGATTCTGCGATGAGAAGACAGGTCTTTGTGACGCCTCATAG
- the LOC103843142 gene encoding NAC domain-containing protein 7 yields the protein MNSFSHVPPGFRFHPTDEELVDYYLRKKVASKRIEIDFIKDIDLYKIEPWDLLELCKIGHEEQSDWYFFSHKDKKYPTGTRTNRATKAGFWKATGRDKAIYLRHSLIGMRKTLVFYMGRAPNGQKSDWIMHEYRLETDENGAPQEEGWVVCRVFKKRLPAVIRRMGDYDSSPSRWYDEQLSFMASELETNGPRRIVPNHHQQQHHQPFSYGINASAYALNNPNLQCKQELELQYSHLQSNQVHEEQMNQGNQSFSSLYMNSGNGQTMDQVTDWRSLDKFVASQLSNEEAATASASLQNNGKDTSNVEYQIDEEKDQKRVSDMGEEYVASTSSSCQIDLWK from the exons ATGAATTCGTTTTCCCACGTCCCTCCGGGTTTTAGATTTCACCCAACGGACGAAGAACTTGTAGACTACTACCTGAGAAAAAAAGTTGCATCGAAGAGAATAGAAATTGATTTCATAAAAGACATTGATCTTTACAAGATTGAACCGTGGGATCTTCTAG AGTTGTGCAAAATTGGACATGAAGAGCAAAGTGATTGGTACTTCTTTAGCCATAAAGACAAGAAGTATCCCACAGGGACTCGAACCAATAGAGCAACCAAAGCAGGATTTTGGAAAGCCACAGGAAGAGACAAGGCTATATACTTGAGGCATAGTCTTATTGGTATGAGGAAAACACTTGTGTTCTACATGGGGAGAGCCCCAAATGGACAAAAATCCGACTGGATCATGCACGAATACCGCTTAGAAACCGATGAAAATGGAGCTCCTCAG GAAGAAGGATGGGTTGTGTGTAGGGTTTTCAAGAAGAGGTTGCCCGCAGTTATTAGACGAATGGGAGATTATGACTCATCGCCTTCACGTTGGTATGACGAGCAGCTCTCTTTTATGGCCTCTGAGCTCGAGACAAACGGTCCAAGACGGATTGTCCCCAATCATCATCAGCAGCAGCACCACCAGCCTTTTTCATATGGGATCAATGCATCTGCTTACGCTCTCAACAACCCTAACTTGCAATGCAAGCAAGAGCTAGAACTACAATACAGCCACTTG CAGTCAAATCAGGTGCATGAGGAACAAATGAATCAAGGGAATCAGAGTTTCAGCTCTCTATACATGAATAGTGGGAACGGGCAAACGATGGACCAGGTCACGGACTGGAGATCCCTAGATAAATTTGTTGCGTCTCAGCTAAGCAACGAGGAGGCCGCCACAGCTTCTGCTTCTCTACAGAACAATGGCAAAGACACAAGCAACGTGGAGTACCAAATTGATGAAGAAAAAGATCAGAAAAGGGTTTCAGACATGGGAGAAGAATATGTTGCTTCGACTTCTTCGAGTTGTCAGATTGATCTATGGAAGTGA
- the LOC103843147 gene encoding LOW QUALITY PROTEIN: probable disease resistance protein At1g12290 (The sequence of the model RefSeq protein was modified relative to this genomic sequence to represent the inferred CDS: substituted 1 base at 1 genomic stop codon), translating to MGSCFSIQISGDSVLDSVGSCLCGEGNPIRNLKKNLVALEKAMVELKARRDDVLTRIRFREAKGQRRLSXVQVWLTSVETIENHFDDLNNNRTMELQRLCLSGVCSKNLISSFHYGRRVSMMLREVEDLLKPNGDFKAVAAEVVVTGCVVEERPLQPVIFGQETMLERAWKHLMDDETAIMGLYGMGGVGKTTLLTQINNKFREAVDGFQIVIWVVVSSDLRVEKIQDDIAKKLGLRGEEWDMKEEIDKVTDIHAKLKNKKFVLLLDDIWTKIDLTEIGVPFPTKENGCKVVFTTRSKEVCGRMGVDDPMEVQCLTDNEAWDLFKRKVGPLTLKSYPSIPEQARKVTRKCCGLPLALNVIGETMSCKRTIQEWDLAVQVLNSYAADFSGMEDRILPILKYSYDNLKSEHIKSCFQYCSLFPEDYLIEKEKLIDYWICEGFISEKEDRERRVNQGYDIIGTLVRSCLLLEEEDNKSKVKLHDVVREMSLWISSDFGENREKCIVRAGVGLCEVPKVEKWSAVEKMSLMINKIEEVSGSPNFSKLTTLFLQENMPLASISGEFFKCMPKLVVLDLSENLGLNRLPEEISELNSLKYLDLSRTMILRLPVGLWKLKKLVHLYLEGMRDLLSMDGISKLSSLRTLKLLGCKQLRFDKSCKELVLLKHLEVLTIEIKSKLVLEKLFFSHMGRRCVEKVVIKGTWQESFGFLNFPTILRSLKGSCFLSLSSVAIKDCGVKDLKWLLFAPNLIHLTLVNLLQLEEVVSIEEADEMQVQGVVLFGKLETLLMSDLPEVKSIYGTPLPFPCLREMDIEQCPKLGKLPLSSKSVAEVERFVIIYRSADWIERVNWEDEATRLRFLPSRRMEDNPERHLDFL from the exons ATGGGTAGTTgcttctctatccaaatatcaGGCGATTCAGTACTGGACAGTGTTGGTAGCTGCTTATGCGGAGAGGGCAATCCTATTCGTAATCTTAAGAAGAATTTGGTGGCTCTGGAGAAAGCCATGGTAGAACTCAAGGCAAGGCGAGATGATGTGTTAACAAGGATCCGATTTAGAGAAGCCAAAGGTCAACGAAGGCTAAGCTAAGTCCAGGTATGGCTTACTAGTGTTGAGACCATCGAAAACCACTTTGATGATCTAAATAATAATAGAACTATGGAACTCCAAAGGTTGTGTCTTTCTGGTGTTTgttcaaaaaacttaatatcTAGCTTCCATTATGGGAGAAGGGTTTCTATGATGCTGAGAGAGGTTGAGGATCTTCTCAAACCTAATGGAGATTTTAAAGCTGTTGCGGCTGAAGTTGTTGTGACTGGATGTGTGGTGGAGGAAAGGCCTCTACAGCCAGTAATTTTTGGTCAAGAAACGATGCTGGAAAGGGCGTGGAAGCACCTTATGGATGATGAGACTGCAATTATGGGCCTCTACGGTATGGGTGGAGTAGGAAAAACAACTCTTCTCACACAGATAAACAATAAGTTTCGTGAGGCAGTTGATGGTTTCCAGATTGTCATTTGGGTTGTGGTGTCTAGTGATCTACGCGTTGAGAAGATTCAAGATGATATCGCTAAGAAGTTAGGCCTTCGCGGAGAGGAGTGGGACATGAAAGAGGAAATAGATAAGGTCACTGATATACATGCTAAGTTGAAGAATAAAAAATTTGTCTTGTTATTGGATGACATTTGGACGAAAATAGATTTAACAGAAATTGGAGTCCCATTTCCGACAAAGGAAAATGGATGCAAAGTAGTATTCACCACTCGTTCCAAGGAAGTATGTGGCCGCATGGGGGTTGATGATCCAATGGAAGTCCAATGTCTAACAGACAATGAAGCGTGGGATTTGTTCAAGAGAAAAGTCGGACCACTCACGTTAAAAAGCTACCCAAGCATTCCTGAACAAGCAAGGAAAGTTACCAGAAAATGTTGTGGGCTACCGTTAGCTCTCAACGTCATTGGCGAGACCATGTCATGCAAGAGAACTATACAAGAATGGGATCTTGCTGTTCAGGTTTTGAATTCGTATGCTGCAGACTTTTCTGGCATGGAAGACCGAATCCTTCCTATTCTAAAGTATAGCTATGACAACTTGAAGAGTGAACACATCAAGTCATGCTTCCAGTATTGCTCTCTTTTTCCTGAAGATTATTTGATAGAAAAAGAGAAGTTGATAGACTACTGGATTTGCGAGGGATTCATAAGTGAAAAAGAAGATAGAGAAAGAAGAGTAAACCAAGGTTATGATATAATTGGTACCCTTGTCCGTTCATGTTTGCTGCTGGAGGAAGAAGACAACAAATCAAAGGTGAAATTGCATGATGTGGTGCGTGAGATGTCTCTATGGATATCATCTGATTTTGGAGAAAACAGAGAAAAGTGTATCGTGCGAGCCGGTGTTGGGTTATGTGAGGTACCGAAAGTCGAAAAGTGGAGTGCTGTCGAAAAGATGTCACTGATGATTAATAAGATTGAAGAGGTATCTGGTAGTCCCAATTTCTCCAAACTAACAACTCTATTCCTCCAAGAAAACATGCCATTGGCAAGTATCTCAGGTGAATTCTTTAAGTGTATGCCAAAACTAGTTGTTTTGGATCTATCTGAGAACTTGGGTCTTAATAGATTGCCGGAGGAAATATCAGAGTTAAACTCCTTAAAATATCTTGATTTGTCAAGAACAATGATCTTGCGACTACCTGTTGGTCTCTGGAAGTTGAAAAAGCTAGTACATTTGTACCTAGAGGGTATGAGGGATCTTCTGAGTATGGATGGAATATCTAAGTTGTCAAGTTTAAGAACATTAAAGTTACTAGGTTGCAAACAACTTAGGTTTGACAAAAGCTGCAAGGAGTTGGTTCTCTTGAAACATTTAGAAGTTCTAACCATTGAAATCAAGTCAAAATTGGTTTTGGAGAAACTGTTTTTCTCACACATGGGGAGGAGATGCGTTGAAAAGGTTGTTATCAAAGGAACATGGCAAGAATCTTTCGGATTCTTGAACTTTCCGACTATTCTTCGTAGCCTCAAAGGTTCTTGCTTCTTAAGTCTCTCTTCTGTGGCTATAAAAGATTGTGGTGTAAAGGATTTGAAGTGGTTGTTGTTCGCTCCAAACCTTATACATCTAACTCTGGTGAATTTATTGCAACTAGAAGAAGTAGTGAGCATAGAGGAAGCTGATGAGATGCAGGTACAAGGTGTTGTTCTTTTCGGAAAACTAGAAACTCTACTGATGAGTGACTTGCCTGAGGTGAAGAGCATCTACGGGACTCCCCTGCCATTTCCATGTCTGAGGGAAATGGACATAGAACAATGTCCGAAACTTGGGAAGCTTCCGCTCAGTTCCAAAAGCGTCGCTGAAGTTGAAAGGTTTGTTATAATATACAGATCGGCAGATTGGATAGAAAGGGTTAATTGGGAGGACGAAGCCACGAGACTCCGTTTCCTGCCTTCACGCAGAATG GAAGACAACCCAGAGAGGCATCTTGATTTTCTATAA
- the LOC103843143 gene encoding putative pre-16S rRNA nuclease has translation MRSLQYLPSVAISYRTQRDVNTSLLPRPSPIKTRNYPLPLRAATSTDEIPPNAVRRKTDSNWRGGFSLGVDLGLSKTGIALSKGYTFRPLTVLKSRGQKLETRLLEIAEEEEVDEFIIGLPRSSDGKETVQSNKVRSVAGRLAVQAAERGWRVYVLDEHGTSSEASDRMIVMGLGKSERQNREDAYAAVILLERYFSTQGLGAEIILPKSLDLQEKIKNSSPKDPDFLPGKLEEFYRF, from the exons ATGCGTTCTCTTCAGTATCTCCCCTCCGTGGCAATCTCTTACAGAACCCAAAGAGACGTAAACACCTCTCTCCTTCCTCGCCCATCTCCCATTAAAACACGTAATTATCCTCTACCGTTGAGGGCAGCGACGTCAACTGACGAAATTCCCCCTAACGCCGTTCGCCGGAAAACAGACAGCAACTGGAGAGGAGGGTTCAGTCTCGGCGTAGACTTAGGGTTGTCGAAGACAGGAATCGCACTTAGTAAAGGCTACACCTTTCGTCCTCTCACG GTTTTGAAATCGAGAGGGCAGAAGCTCGAGACTAGACTGTTGGAAATTGCAGAAGAAGAG GAGGTTGATGAGTTCATAATCGGGTTGCCGAGATCTTCTGACGGGAAAGAGACGGTTCAGTCTAATAAAGTTCGATCTGTCGCCGGTAGGCTTGCCGTTCAAGCTGCTGAGAG AGGTTGGAGGGTTTATGTATTGGATGAGCATGGGACATCATCAGAAGCTTCAGACAGAATGATTGTAAT GGGACTTGGCAAGAGTGAAAGGCAGAACAGAGAAGATGCGTACGCTGCTGTG ATATTATTGGAGAGGTATTTCTCTACACAAGGTCTAGGAGCGGAGATTATACTTCCCAAGAGTTTAGATCTTCAAGAGAAGATCAAGAACAGTTCACCTAAAGATCCTGACTTTTTACCAGGAAAGCTCGAGGAGTTTTACAGATTCTAA
- the LOC103843148 gene encoding flavin-containing monooxygenase FMO GS-OX-like 2: MAPGSNHPTGSHHVAVIGAGAAGLVAARELRREGHSVVVLERGSQIGGVWAYTSQVEPDPLSLDPARPVVHSSLYKSLRTNIPRECMGFTDFPFSTRPHDGSRDPRRHPGHSEVLAYLRDFAKEFDIEEMIRFETEVVRAEPVADEENSGRWRVESRSSDAVADEIYDAVVVCNGHYTEPRHALVSGIDSWPGKQIHSHNYRVPDPFKDQVVIVIGSSASGVDICRDIAKVAKEVHVSSRSTSLETYEKLPGYDNLWLHPTIETAREDGSVVFKNGKTVYADTIMHCTGYKYYFPFLDTKGEVTVDDNRVGPLYKHVFPPALAPGLSFIGLPWQITPFPMFELQSKWVAAVLSGRVSLPSQDEMMEDTKAFYDKLEASGIPKRYTHLMPDDSQFEYDNWLADQCDYPRIEKWREEMFYIGFKRIYAQSATYRDNWDDDHLIVEAYDDFVKFMSGYAELLPMLKT; encoded by the exons ATGGCACCCGGTAGCAATCATCCAACCGGCTCTCACCACGTGGCAGTGATCGGAGCAGGAGCTGCCGGCCTGGTGGCTGCTCGTGAGCTACGTCGTGAAGGCCACTCAGTAGTCGTGTTAGAGCGCGGGAGCCAAATCGGAGGCGTGTGGGCTTACACCTCTCAAGTGGAACCTGACCCGCTAAGCCTAGATCCGGCGCGACCCGTAGTCCACTCCAGCCTCTACAAATCCTTACGCACCAACATCCCCCGAGAGTGCATGGGTTTCACCGACTTCCCTTTTTCGACCCGACCGCACGACGGGTCGAGGGATCCGAGAAGACATCCGGGTCATAGTGAGGTTCTTGCTTACCTTCGAGACTTTGCTAAAGAATTCGATATAGAGGAGATGATACGGTTCGAGACGGAGGTTGTTAGGGCGGAGCCGGTGGCGGATGAGGAGAATAGCGGGAGGTGGAGGGTTGAGTCACGAAGCTCCGACGCTGTTGCCGATGAGATATACGACGCCGTCGTGGTTTGTAACGGACACTATACTGAGCCACGTCATGCTCTTGTCTCTG GCATAGATTCATGGCCAGGGAAGCAAATTCATAGCCACAATTACCGTGTTCCTGATCCATTCAAAGATCAG GTAGTAATAGTGATCGGAAGCTCGGCGAGTGGCGTTGATATATGCAGAGATATAGCCAAAGTCGCCAAAGAAGTCCATGTCTCGTCTAGATCAACTTCACTAGAGACCTACGAGAAGCTTCCCGGTTACGACAACCTATGGCTTCACCCAACG ATTGAAACTGCCCGCGAAGACGGTTCAGTGGTTTTCAAAAATGGAAAGACGGTTTACGCCGATACCATTATGCACTGTACAGG GTACAAGTATTACTTCCCGTTTCTTGACACGAAAGGTGAAGTGACGGTGGACGATAATCGTGTTGGACCGTTGTATAAGCATGTATTTCCTCCGGCTCTTGCCCCCGGCCTTTCGTTCATCGGCCTACCATGGCAG ATAACTCCTTTTCCGATGTTTGAGCTTCAAAGCAAATGGGTTGCCGCGGTTTTATCTGGACGCGTATCACTTCCATCGCAAGACGAGATGATGGAAGACACTAAGGCTTTCTACGATAAGCTCGAAGCCTCGGGCATTCCCAAAAGATATACTCATTTGATGCCAGATGACTCCCAG TTTGAGTATGATAATTGGCTTGCGGATCAATGTGACTATCCACGGATTGAGAAATGGAGAGAAGAAATGTTTTACATCGGTTTCAAGAGAATTTATGCACAGTCCGCTACATACAGGGATAATTGGGACGATGACCACCTCATCGTTGAAGCATACGATGATTTTGTTAAGTTTATGTCAGGTTATGCAGAACTTTTGCCGATGTTGAAAACCTAA
- the LOC103843149 gene encoding putative F-box protein At1g12190, whose protein sequence is MGWSQSMDDILLYGDEISFYIVTSDNHVEITLTAIVNFSIENQIVKMKLPCELVEEILYRVPPLSLLRCKTVCKQWNTLLNHLSLVRPQLLIWTGPKIYSVGVSLKDDPKIDIRELPVDNPYLKNNNNPIPYNFLPSDGLLFCVPRWGNINRVVVWNPWLRQTRLIVPQENCFTFGGIGYDSGRPEKGYKVFGYRFLDRKLNNGKVQVYRRLAIYKFETNEWKYIDSMNEDESSQIGIGISFDKNVSLNGNLYWIAYNVKTGEYLIRCFDFSKETIKLFCVLPWKDDSSDVPILSAYRRDRFSVLKQFNETNKIEIWVTENKISGDGANVVWMKFMTVSIPFDKDFCPSYFIDNNTYGKSLVMCCKDEDKNACIYVVKGNASTKIPIGFDVYEVCQRFHVPSLIPVP, encoded by the exons ATGGGGTGGAGTCAGTCAATGGATGATATCCTTCTATATGGTGACGAGATATCCTTCTATATAGTGACGAGTGACAATCATGTCGAGATAACCTTAACGGCTATT GTTAATTTCTCAATCGAAAACCAAATTGTGAAGATGAAGCTTCCATGTGAATTGGTGGAAGAGATACTCTACCGTGTTCCTCCTCTATCTCTTCTCCGATGCAAAACCGTTTGCAAACAGTGGAACACACTTTTAAACCACTTGTCTCTCGTCCGTCCTCAACTCCTTATATGGACTGGTCCCAAGATTTATTCGGTAGGCGTCAGTCTCAAAGATGATCCAAAGATAGACATACGCGAGTTACCCGTAGATAATCCTTATTTGAAGAATAATAACAATCCTATACCTTACAACTTCCTTCCTAGCGATGGCTTATTGTTTTGTGTCCCTCGTTGGGGGAATATCAATAGAGTCGTTGTTTGGAACCCGTGGTTAAGACAGACTAGATTGATCGTGCCCCAAGAAAACTGTTTTACGTTTGGTGGTATAGGGTATGATAGTGGTAGACCCGAAAAGGGTTACAAGGTCTTTGGATATCGTTTTCTTGATCGAAAACTAAATAACGGTAAAGTTCAAGTATACCGAAGACTTGCCATCTACAAGTTCGAAACCAATGAGTGGAAGTATATTGATTCAATGAATGAAGATGAGAGCTCCCAAATTGGCATTGGAATCTCGTTTGATAAGAATGTGTCTTTGAATGGAAATTTGTATTGGATTGCTTATAATGTCAAGACTGGTGAGTATCTCATTCGATGTTTTGATTTTTCGAAGGAGACAATTAAACTCTTCTGCGTTCTACCGTGGAAAGATGATTCTTCTGATGTACCAATCCTCTCAGCTTATAGGAGAGATCGGTTTTCAGTGTTGAAACAATTCAATGAAACAAACAAGATCGAGATATGGGTAACAGAAAACAAGATTAGTGGAGATGGAGCTAATGTGGTGTGGATGAAGTTCATGACAGTTTCAATACCTTTTGATAAGGATTTTTGTCCAAGTTACTTTATTGATAATAATACATACGGAAAGAGCCTCGTTATGTGTTGTAAGGATGAAGATAAAAATGCTTGCATATATGTTGTGAAGGGCAATGCGTCCACGAAGATTCCAATAGGTTTTGATGTCTATGAGGTTTGTCAACGTTTCCATGTCCCCAGTTTGATTCCAGTTCCTTGA
- the LOC103843145 gene encoding acid beta-fructofuranosidase 4, vacuolar — MASSDALLPISAREEDPLVSDGSRSDPNAETHRRKRPVKGLLAVSFGLLFIAFYVVLIATHHGSSRSNDVKIESDETATTTSRARLAGVSEKSNDQLWKLSGERNTVSFAWNNSVLSWQRTAFHFQPEQNWMNDPNGPLFYKGWYHFFYQYNPNAAVWGDIVWGHAVSKDLIHWVHLPIAMVADQWYDANGVWTGSATFLDDGSLVMLYTGSTDKSVQVQNLAYPEDLNDPLLLKWVKYSGNPVLVPPPGILPKDFRDPTTAWKTSDGKWRITIGSKINKTGISLVYDTIDFKTYEKHDTLLHKVPNTGMWECVDFYPVSKTAINGLDTSVNGPNVKHIVKASMDDTRFDHYAVGTYFDSNGTWIPDDPTIDVGMSASLRYDYGKFYASKTFYDQNKGRRILWSWIGESDSEAADVQKGWSSLQGIPRTVVLDTKTGKNLVQWPVEEIKSLRLSSKQFDMEVGPGSVVPVDVNTATQLDIEAEFEIKKETLDKILGDSSVVAEAEEFSCQKSGGSTVRGALGPFGFSVLADKSLSEQTPVYFYVAKGKDSKLKAFFCTDTSRSTFANDVVKPIYGSSVPVLEGEKLTMRILVDHSIVEGFAQGGRTCITSRVYPTKAIYGAAKLFVFNNAIDATVTASFKVWQMNSAFIHPYSEEAVRALSST, encoded by the exons ATGGCGAGCTCCGATGCTCTCTTGCCAATCTCCGCCAGAGAAGAAGACCCATTAGTATCCGACGGGTCAAGATCCGACCCTAACGCGGAAACCCATCGCCGTAAAAGACCCGTTAAAGGTCTCCTCGCCGTCTCATTTGGGCTTTTGTTTATCGCCTTTTACGTCGTTCTCATCGCCACACACCACGGATCTAGTAGATCCAACGACGTTAAAATCGAAAGCGATGAAACAGCGACGACAACGTCACGTGCCCGTCTTGCCGGCGTATCGGAGAAAAGCAATGATCAGTTGTGGAAGCTTTCCGGTGAGCGGAATACGGTGTCGTTCGCTTGGAACAACAGTGTGTTGTCATGGCAACGAACGGCCTTTCATTTTCAGCCTGAACAGAATTGGATGAACG ATCCTAATG GTCCATTGTTCtacaaaggatggtaccatttCTTCTACCAGTATAATCCAAACGCAGCCGTATGGGGTGATATTGTTTGGGGTCATGCCGTGTCTAAGGACCTAATCCATTGGGTCCATTTGCCCATAGCCATGGTAGCTGATCAATGGTATGATGCCAATGGTGTCTGGACAGGCTCAGCCACATTCCTCGATGATGGCTCTCTCGTCATGTTGTACACTGGTTCCACCGACAAATCCGTTCAG GTCCAAAATCTTGCATACCCTGAGGACCTCAACGACCCACTCCTATTGAAATGGGTCAAGTACTCAGGCAATCCGGTTCTAGTACCTCCTCCTGGCATTCTCCCCAAGGACTTCCGTGACCCAACGACTGCATGGAAGACATCAGATGGAAAATGGCGGATCACAATCGGTTCCAAGATCAACAAAACCGGGATCTCACTAGTGTACGACACAATCGACTTCAAGACTTACGAGAAACACGACACATTGTTGCACAAGGTTCCAAACACGGGGATGTGGGAGTGTGTTGACTTCTATCCAGTGTCTAAGACCGCGATCAATGGGCTCGACACATCAGTCAACGGACCAAATGTGAAGCACATCGTGAAGGCTAGCATGGACGACACCAGGTTTGATCATTATGCCGTGGGGACGTACTTTGATTCGAACGGAACATGGATCCCGGATGATCCTACTATTGATGTTGGGATGAGTGCTAGTTTGAGATATGATTACGGAAAGTTCTATGCTTCAAAGACGTTTTATGACCAAAACAAGGGTCGAAGAATCTTGTGGAGTTGGATTGGTGAATCTGATAGTGAGGCAGCTGATGTACAAAAGGGCTGGTCTTCTCTTCag GGTATCCCAAGAACCGTTGTTCTCGACACAAAGACAGGGAAGAACTTGGTCCAATGGCCAGTGGAAGAAATAAAATCCCTTAGATTAAGCAGCAAGCAATTTGATATGGAAGTTGGTCCTGGTTCAGTGGTACCGGTCGATGTGAATACCGCAACTCAGCTAGACATTGAAGCAGAGTTCGAGATCAAGAAAGAGACTCTTGACAAAATCCTTGGAGATTCATCGGTGGTGGCTGAAGCTGAGGAGTTTAGCTGCCAGAAGAGCGGTGGATCTACTGTCCGTGGTGCGTTAGGACCGTTTGGATTCTCGGTTCTCGCCGATAAGAGCTTGTCGGAGCAAACTCCGGTTTACTTCTACGTGGCTAAGGGAAAAGATTCCAAGCTCAAAGCTTTCTTCTGCACAGATACTTCAag GTCAACGTTTGCCAACGATGTCGTTAAGCCGATTTATGGTAGTTCTGTACCGGTTCTAGAAGGAGAGAAATTGACCATGAGAATACTG gTGGATCATTCGATAGTAGAAGGATTCGCACAAGGTGGAAGAACATGCATAACGTCAAGGGTATATCCAACAAAAGCCATCTATGGAGCAGCTAAGCTTTTTGTATTCAACAATGCCATTGATGCGACTGTTACGGCGTCGTTCAAAGTCTGGCAAATGAACAGTGCTTTTATTCACCCTTACTCTGAGGAAGCTGTCCGTGCTCTCTCCAGCACCTGA